A genomic stretch from Vanrija pseudolonga chromosome 6, complete sequence includes:
- the nit-4_6 gene encoding Nitrogen assimilation transcription factor nit-4 yields MPPAPGSSNGPSASSSAAPTASPPQNAAAAANDASEKVSRRRISHISKACNGCRRRKMKCDAICKVYNEQCVYNPEQDGRRSAPKAYVSALEDRIRLLEGALRAHGINDELGPGPTGTAGGAGNSTAVKVKTERLDDDDLERRDRERESASVPLGAGVGGGGADRDRLKIDEETGELHDFGPFSVVKAVTDSSATQSSPSDQGVSTTGTGHERVALLVPRYPNLPTLGTPELDDWTHEEVLRLFFNYYNAQCYWVNERGFRRDLLASPTVEGTIIRPRRTPYYSPMLHNILLAMGVGFLNVDKKVREQLALAFGARAKALLEEETEQAMLSTVSGVLLLATFHASLSRHSLGFIYTGVGMRLIQALGMGSSCAAWVANGSISEETMQHRYNVFYASYILDKFWSTYVGRPASLKWADHDIPLPAPDAREDEVLFYPVVHPHSPQQQHQAQHSIAHIQSFEAFAAQHGAGTGTDGFLPRVSQQSLDLSQEITSQSSQARFQSHFTPPPTFGSPVKGWRSTTWHWLVKLCIIVERVIGTVYSSGFTTASPSVQRAISDIDIQLQKWHDGLPAPLRLPASTAATSYPPANDTPAIPNHILVMHSYYYFCIILVHRPWFAHIESASRDGPIDSSIEKCEKAAQGVNNILVLYNRSLGLRYAPITFSQVIFTTGTVHLLSAIHGKPRRRKAAFEAVQTCIVALEDLGDTWKCAAASAHALQQLLVESFQNQSKPSTNEPEPTEEEKKANELEEMLRDPAVNEHLKKLGWMPPNLDTSQQQPMQLFGPSPPQPFGARTMSDSPTNIAVSPVTVNWPLYQALQFQTSQPGLHPQAFPQAPPVGGPMGDNRQSQPNAGAEAPVPAQLEDGVNKNGSVQQQQQQQQNLVFQALYAGAPHQLFQTGNYWSWPFTPTDIHGSEEQRRSQ; encoded by the exons atGCCCCCCGCAccgggcagcagcaacggcccgtcggcgtcgagctcggccgcgccgaccgcgtccCCACCGcagaacgccgccgccgccgctaacGATGCCAGCGAAAAGGTGTCGCGGCGACGGATCAGCCATATCTCCAAGGCGTGCAATGGGTGCCGGCGGAG GAAGATGAAGTGCGATG CGATCTGCAAGGTATACAACGAGCAGTGCGTCTACAACCCCGAGCAGGACgggcggaggtcggcgccaAAGGCGTACGTCTCGGCGCTGGAAGACCGCatccgcctgctcgagggcgcgctcCGCGCCCACGGGATCAACGACGAGTTGGGGCCAGGGCCGACGGGTActgcgggcggcgctgggaATAGCACAGCCGTTAAAGTCAAGACGGAGCgcctggacgacgacgacttggagCGGAgggaccgcgagcgcgagtcggcTAGCGTTCCGTTGGGAGCGggagtgggcggcggcggcgccgataGGGATAGGCTCAAG ATCGACGAAGAGACGGGCGAGCTCCACGACTTTGGGCCTTTCTCCGTTGTCAAGGCCGTGACTGACTCGTCGGCCACGCAATCGTCGCCATCAGACCAGGGCGTGTCGACAACTGGCACCGGGCATGAGCGAGTTGCGCTCCTTGTCCCAAGATATCCCAACCTGCCTACGCTGGGCACGCCAGAGCTCGATGACTGGACACACGAAGAGGTCTTGCGGCTCTTCTTCAACTACTACAATGC GCAATGCTACTGGGTCAACGAGCGCGGGTTCAGGAGGGACCTTCTGGCATCGCCTACAGTCGAGGGGACAATCATCCGCCCACGACGGACACCATACTACTCGCCCATGCTGCATAACATCCTGCTGGCCATGGGTGTGGGCTTCTTGAACGTCGACAAGaaggtgcgcgagcagctggctCTTGCCTTTGGCGCCAGAGCAAAGGCactgctcgaggaggagacggagCAAGCAATGCTCAGCACCGTGTCGGGCGTGCTGCTACTCGCAACCTTCCACGCGAGTTTGTCACGCCACTCGCTTGGTTTCATCTACACTGGCGTCGGGATGCGTTTGATTCAGGCTT TGGGCATgggctcgagctgcgccgcgtgGGTTGCAAACGGCTCCATCAGCGAGGAGACAATGCAGCACCGGTACAATGTCTTCTACGCGAGCTACATCCTGGACAA gtTCTGGAGCACATATGTCGGACGACCAGCCAGCCTCAAGTGGGCCGATCACGACATCCCCCTACCAGCACCAGATGcacgcgaggacgaggtcctGTTCTACCCAGTTGTGCACCCGCactcgccgcagcagcagcaccaggcCCAGCATTCCATTGCGCACATTCAGTCGTTTGAGGCCTTTGCGGCGCAACACGGCGCTGGAACAGGCACCGACGGCTTCCTGCCACGCGTGTCGCAGCAGAGTCTCGACCTTAGCCAGGAGATCACCAGCCAGTCGTCGCAGGCACGATTCCAGAGCCACTTTACCCCACCACCAACATTTGGCTCGCCGGTCAAGGGATGGCGGAGCACTACGTGGCACTGGCTCGTCAAGTTGTGTATcatcgtcgagcgcgtcatTGGAACGGTGTATTCGTCTGGCTTCACTACGGCGTCGCCAAGCGTGCAGCGCGCGATTTCAGACATTGA TATTCAACTGCAGAAATGGCATGACGgcctgccggcgccgctccgCCTTCCGGCTTCAACGGCAGCGACATCCTACCCCCCAGCAAACGACACGCCGGCCATCCCCAACCACATTCTCGTCATGCACTCGTACTACTACTTTTgcatcatcctcgtccaccgCCCGTGGTTTGCGCACATCGAGTCGGCCTCACGCGACGGCCCGATCGATTCGAGCATTGAGAAGTGCGAGAAGGCGGCACAGGGCGTGAACAACATTCTTGTG CTGTACAACCGCAGTCTCGGCCTCCGCTACGCCCCAATCACCTTCTCCCAGGTCATCTTTACGACCGGCACAGTGCACCTTCTCTCGGCGATCCATGGCAAGCCCAGACGACGAAAGGCTGCGTTCGAGGCTGTCCAAACCTGTATCGTGGCTCTCGAGGACCTGGGCGACACGTGGAagtgcgcggcggcctcggcacaTGCCCTTCAacagctgctcgtcgagtcATTCCAGAACCAGTCCAAGCCATCAACCAACGAGCCTGAgccgaccgaggaggagaagaaggccaacgagctcgaggagatgcTCCGAGACCCGGCTGTCAATGAGCACTTGAAGAAGCTTGGCTGGATGCCACCAAACCTCGACacgtcgcagcagcagccgatGCAATTGTTCGGGCCATCACCACCCCAACCT ttTGGCGCGAGAACGATGAGCGACTCGCCGACCAACATCGCAGTATCGCCTGTGACGGTCAACTGGCCGCTGTACCAGGCACTGCAGTTCCAGACTTCACAGCCAGGACTCCATCCACAGGCGTTCCCACAAGCGCCACCAGTTGGCGGGCCGATGGGTGACAACAGACAATCCCAGCCGAACGCTGGGGCTGAGGCGCCGGTTCCagcgcagctcgaggacggcgtgaACAAGAACGgcagcgtgcagcagcaacaacagcagcagcagaactTGGTGTTCCAGGCGCTGTACGCTGGTGCGCCGCACCAGCTGTTCCAGACGGGCAACTACTGGTCGTGGCCATTTACGCCTACCGACATCcacggcagcgaggagcagAGGCGTAGTCAGTAG
- the tfg2 gene encoding Transcription initiation factor IIF subunit beta, whose amino-acid sequence MSQSDDVKPLITVDGHDVFNLPVVEDEEELEVSPTLADSKVWAIKVPRFLLERWERVEQGGVHLGTLYVDNSKNPPYITLKLPVEEEEEKKPEKSAGRPAKRAKLDTNGIPDEFQVILNTERVKNTYIFTEKERTWVAQGGGESSSAKRKREKAHPRLLASLNHEGSVRPITSAKYLKILEQRRLENEQSKRPIVQLDDTKMSQAKLNQLASGFANASSTLGKGMVDRPHRVAPGERYARLERGELTDRLFALFSDKPYWSITALKATLQQPDAWLRDVLKEVAVLIKEGQYANMWQLKDNWKDVGKSEAGVKPEEEEDDDDDEEDDDDLELIEV is encoded by the exons ATGTCCCAGTCGGACGACGTCAAGCCGCTCATCACAGTCGACGGGCACGATGTATTCAACCTtcctgtcgtcgaggacgaggaagagctAGAGGTGTCGCCGACGCTTGCGGACAGCAAGGTCTGGGCCATCAAG GTGCCGCGGTTCCTCTTGGAGCGCTGGGAGCGGGTCGAGCAGGGCGGTGTGCACCTTGGGACGTTGTATGTGGACAACTC CAAGAACCCACCATACATCACGCTCAAGCTGCCAgtggaggaagaggaggagaagaagcctGAGAAGTCTGCCGGCCGCCCCGCCAAGCGCGCAAAGTTGGATACGAACGGCATCCCGGATGAGTTCCAGGTCATTCTCAACACTGAGCGCGTCAAGAACACGTACATCTTCACGGAGAAGGAGCGGACGTGGGTGGCgcagggcggtggcgagagTTCTTCagccaagcgcaagcgcgagaaGGCGCACCCGCGCCTGCTTGCCTCGCTCAACCACGAAGGCAGCGTTCGCCCCATCACGTCGGCCAAGTACTTAAAGATCCTGGAGCAGCGCCGCTTGGAGAATGAGCAGTCGAAGCG CCCTATTGttcagctcgacgacaccaagATGTCGcaggccaagctcaaccaGTTGGCTTCGGGTTTTGCCAACGCGTCGTCTacgctcggcaagggcatGGTG GACCGTCCACACCGCGTCGCTCCTGGCGAGCGCTACGCCCGCTtagagcgcggcgagctcaccGACAGACTGTTTGCGCTATTCTCTGACAAGCCCTACTGGTCCATTaccgcgctcaaggccaCGCTTCAGCAGCCCGACGCGTGgctgcgcgacgtgctcaaggAGGTCGCTGTGCTCATCAAGGAGGGCCAGTACGCCAACATGTGGCAGCTGAAGGACAACTGGAAGGACGTGGGGAAGAGCGAAGCGGGTgtcaagcccgaggaggaggaggacgatgatgacgacgaggaggacgacgacgatttGGAGTTGATTGAGGTGTAA
- the nit-4_6 gene encoding Nitrogen assimilation transcription factor nit-4 has protein sequence MPPAPGSSNGPSASSSAAPTASPPQNAAAAANDASEKVSRRRISHISKACNGCRRRKMKCDGAQPSCSICKVYNEQCVYNPEQDGRRSAPKAYVSALEDRIRLLEGALRAHGINDELGPGPTGTAGGAGNSTAVKVKTERLDDDDLERRDRERESASVPLGAGVGGGGADRDRLKIDEETGELHDFGPFSVVKAVTDSSATQSSPSDQGVSTTGTGHERVALLVPRYPNLPTLGTPELDDWTHEEVLRLFFNYYNAQCYWVNERGFRRDLLASPTVEGTIIRPRRTPYYSPMLHNILLAMGVGFLNVDKKVREQLALAFGARAKALLEEETEQAMLSTVSGVLLLATFHASLSRHSLGFIYTGVGMRLIQALGMGSSCAAWVANGSISEETMQHRYNVFYASYILDKFWSTYVGRPASLKWADHDIPLPAPDAREDEVLFYPVVHPHSPQQQHQAQHSIAHIQSFEAFAAQHGAGTGTDGFLPRVSQQSLDLSQEITSQSSQARFQSHFTPPPTFGSPVKGWRSTTWHWLVKLCIIVERVIGTVYSSGFTTASPSVQRAISDIDIQLQKWHDGLPAPLRLPASTAATSYPPANDTPAIPNHILVMHSYYYFCIILVHRPWFAHIESASRDGPIDSSIEKCEKAAQGVNNILVLYNRSLGLRYAPITFSQVIFTTGTVHLLSAIHGKPRRRKAAFEAVQTCIVALEDLGDTWKCAAASAHALQQLLVESFQNQSKPSTNEPEPTEEEKKANELEEMLRDPAVNEHLKKLGWMPPNLDTSQQQPMQLFGPSPPQPFGARTMSDSPTNIAVSPVTVNWPLYQALQFQTSQPGLHPQAFPQAPPVGGPMGDNRQSQPNAGAEAPVPAQLEDGVNKNGSVQQQQQQQQNLVFQALYAGAPHQLFQTGNYWSWPFTPTDIHGSEEQRRSQ, from the exons atGCCCCCCGCAccgggcagcagcaacggcccgtcggcgtcgagctcggccgcgccgaccgcgtccCCACCGcagaacgccgccgccgccgctaacGATGCCAGCGAAAAGGTGTCGCGGCGACGGATCAGCCATATCTCCAAGGCGTGCAATGGGTGCCGGCGGAG GAAGATGAAGTGCGATGGTGCGCAGCCGTCCTGCT CGATCTGCAAGGTATACAACGAGCAGTGCGTCTACAACCCCGAGCAGGACgggcggaggtcggcgccaAAGGCGTACGTCTCGGCGCTGGAAGACCGCatccgcctgctcgagggcgcgctcCGCGCCCACGGGATCAACGACGAGTTGGGGCCAGGGCCGACGGGTActgcgggcggcgctgggaATAGCACAGCCGTTAAAGTCAAGACGGAGCgcctggacgacgacgacttggagCGGAgggaccgcgagcgcgagtcggcTAGCGTTCCGTTGGGAGCGggagtgggcggcggcggcgccgataGGGATAGGCTCAAG ATCGACGAAGAGACGGGCGAGCTCCACGACTTTGGGCCTTTCTCCGTTGTCAAGGCCGTGACTGACTCGTCGGCCACGCAATCGTCGCCATCAGACCAGGGCGTGTCGACAACTGGCACCGGGCATGAGCGAGTTGCGCTCCTTGTCCCAAGATATCCCAACCTGCCTACGCTGGGCACGCCAGAGCTCGATGACTGGACACACGAAGAGGTCTTGCGGCTCTTCTTCAACTACTACAATGC GCAATGCTACTGGGTCAACGAGCGCGGGTTCAGGAGGGACCTTCTGGCATCGCCTACAGTCGAGGGGACAATCATCCGCCCACGACGGACACCATACTACTCGCCCATGCTGCATAACATCCTGCTGGCCATGGGTGTGGGCTTCTTGAACGTCGACAAGaaggtgcgcgagcagctggctCTTGCCTTTGGCGCCAGAGCAAAGGCactgctcgaggaggagacggagCAAGCAATGCTCAGCACCGTGTCGGGCGTGCTGCTACTCGCAACCTTCCACGCGAGTTTGTCACGCCACTCGCTTGGTTTCATCTACACTGGCGTCGGGATGCGTTTGATTCAGGCTT TGGGCATgggctcgagctgcgccgcgtgGGTTGCAAACGGCTCCATCAGCGAGGAGACAATGCAGCACCGGTACAATGTCTTCTACGCGAGCTACATCCTGGACAA gtTCTGGAGCACATATGTCGGACGACCAGCCAGCCTCAAGTGGGCCGATCACGACATCCCCCTACCAGCACCAGATGcacgcgaggacgaggtcctGTTCTACCCAGTTGTGCACCCGCactcgccgcagcagcagcaccaggcCCAGCATTCCATTGCGCACATTCAGTCGTTTGAGGCCTTTGCGGCGCAACACGGCGCTGGAACAGGCACCGACGGCTTCCTGCCACGCGTGTCGCAGCAGAGTCTCGACCTTAGCCAGGAGATCACCAGCCAGTCGTCGCAGGCACGATTCCAGAGCCACTTTACCCCACCACCAACATTTGGCTCGCCGGTCAAGGGATGGCGGAGCACTACGTGGCACTGGCTCGTCAAGTTGTGTATcatcgtcgagcgcgtcatTGGAACGGTGTATTCGTCTGGCTTCACTACGGCGTCGCCAAGCGTGCAGCGCGCGATTTCAGACATTGA TATTCAACTGCAGAAATGGCATGACGgcctgccggcgccgctccgCCTTCCGGCTTCAACGGCAGCGACATCCTACCCCCCAGCAAACGACACGCCGGCCATCCCCAACCACATTCTCGTCATGCACTCGTACTACTACTTTTgcatcatcctcgtccaccgCCCGTGGTTTGCGCACATCGAGTCGGCCTCACGCGACGGCCCGATCGATTCGAGCATTGAGAAGTGCGAGAAGGCGGCACAGGGCGTGAACAACATTCTTGTG CTGTACAACCGCAGTCTCGGCCTCCGCTACGCCCCAATCACCTTCTCCCAGGTCATCTTTACGACCGGCACAGTGCACCTTCTCTCGGCGATCCATGGCAAGCCCAGACGACGAAAGGCTGCGTTCGAGGCTGTCCAAACCTGTATCGTGGCTCTCGAGGACCTGGGCGACACGTGGAagtgcgcggcggcctcggcacaTGCCCTTCAacagctgctcgtcgagtcATTCCAGAACCAGTCCAAGCCATCAACCAACGAGCCTGAgccgaccgaggaggagaagaaggccaacgagctcgaggagatgcTCCGAGACCCGGCTGTCAATGAGCACTTGAAGAAGCTTGGCTGGATGCCACCAAACCTCGACacgtcgcagcagcagccgatGCAATTGTTCGGGCCATCACCACCCCAACCT ttTGGCGCGAGAACGATGAGCGACTCGCCGACCAACATCGCAGTATCGCCTGTGACGGTCAACTGGCCGCTGTACCAGGCACTGCAGTTCCAGACTTCACAGCCAGGACTCCATCCACAGGCGTTCCCACAAGCGCCACCAGTTGGCGGGCCGATGGGTGACAACAGACAATCCCAGCCGAACGCTGGGGCTGAGGCGCCGGTTCCagcgcagctcgaggacggcgtgaACAAGAACGgcagcgtgcagcagcaacaacagcagcagcagaactTGGTGTTCCAGGCGCTGTACGCTGGTGCGCCGCACCAGCTGTTCCAGACGGGCAACTACTGGTCGTGGCCATTTACGCCTACCGACATCcacggcagcgaggagcagAGGCGTAGTCAGTAG
- the SPCC794.11c gene encoding ENTH domain-containing protein: MDYLEGLAKQASQITMYDVKSYYNAAKNAVLNIPEMEAKVREATNEDPWGASSTLMQEIAAGTNNFQQFNEIMPTIYSRFMEKEAREWRQIYKALTLLEYLIKHGSERVVDDARAHISTIKMLRNFHYIDEKGKDQGINVRNRANEIAAMLSDVDKIRQERRKAKQNRNKYQGHEGGAFNTSTGSRYGGFGSDSYRGGGGSSSGFGGGSSGGGGGGGGYGREDDEYRGSGGRSSSGFRDSSNRRQSYDEYEGADDFEEQPPRRTSSANAARAGGSSSGAGRAPAAPPKPPKEQPKAKEVNLFDFDDEPVAAALAPARAAAAAAAPVDAFGDDDFDDFQQAPASPAATSPAAAAPSGGNANLFALLESNKPAAAAATPSYGAPAPSFTAAAPAPAPTFGAPSFQAPSYQAARPAASPTKPVAPAAPAPKTGASAFDDLWTTSLGGPALAPAKAAGNKTIAQMEKEKAQSSLWGAPAAAAAPSGGAAAAAKPSSDLDDLLL, translated from the exons ATGGACTACCTCGAGG GTCTCGCCAAGCAGGCGTCCCAGATCACAATGTACGATGTCAAGTCGTACTACAATGCGGCCAAGAACGCCGTCCTCAACATCCCCGAGATGGAGGCCAAGGTCCGCGAAGCAACCAACGAGGACCCCTG gggcgcgtcgtcgactcTGATGCAGGAGATTGCTGCGGGAACGAACAACTT CCAGCAGTTTAACGAGATCATGCCGACCATCTACTCGCGTTTCATGGAGAAGGAAGCGCGCGAGTGGCGCCAGATCTACAAG GCCCTCACGCTCCTCGAGTACCTGATCAAGCACGGCTCTGAGCGCGTTGTTGAtgacgcccgcgcccacaTCTCGACCATCAAGATGCTGCGCAACTTCCACTACATTGAcgagaagggcaaggaccAGGGCATCAATG tcCGCAACCGTGCCAACGAGATCGCGGCCATGCTCAGCGACGTGGACAAGATTCGCCAGGAGCGccgcaaggccaagcagAACCGCAACAAGTACCAGGgccacgagggcggcgcgttcAACACGTCGACCGGAAGCCGGTACGGCGGCTTTGGCAGCGACTCGTAccgcggtggaggtggaagCAGCAGCGGGTTTGGCGGAGgaagcagcggcggcggcggtggtggtggtggctacGGCCGTGAGGACGATGAATACCGGGGCAGTGGTGGGCGCTCATCTTCAGGTTTCCGTGACTCGTCAAACCGCCGTCAGTCGTACGACGAGTATGAAGGTGccgacgactttgaggagCAGCCACCCAGGCGTACTTCGTCTGCCAATGCCGCCCGCGCTGGCggtagcagcagcggtgCTGGCCGCGCCCCAGCCGCTCCTCCCAAGCCACCAAAGGAgcagcccaaggccaaggaggtcaACCTgttcgactttgacgacgagcctgtcgctgctgccctgGCCCCAGCAcgtgctgccgccgctgctgctgcgccagTAGACGcgttcggcgacgacgactttgacgacttCCAGCAGGCGCCCGCGAGCCCGGCCGCTACGtcgccggctgctgctgctccttcTGGAGGCAACGCCAACCTCTTTGCGCTGCTCGAGTCGAACAAGCctgccgcggctgccgcgaCGCCTTCGTACGGTGCCCCTGCTCCGTCgttcaccgccgccgctccggcCCCCGCCCCTACCTTTGGAGCGCCATCGTTCCAGGCGCCGTCGTACCAGGCTGCCCGGCCGGCTGCCTCGCCCACAAAGCCCGTCGCTCCTGCCGCGCCTGCACCCAAGactggcgcgtcggcgttTGACGACCTATGGACGACGTCGCTGGGCGGACCtgccctcgcgccggccaAGGCGGCTGGTAACAAGACGATTGCGCAgatggagaaggagaaggcccAGTCGTCGCTCTGGGgtgcgcctgccgccgctgccgctccctcgggcggcgctgctgctgccgccaagcCTTCGTctgacctcgacgacctcctcctctaA
- the HNM1_11 gene encoding Choline transport protein, producing MSESSGVSPAAPAVAYTTDPKHSDDKSSAHKVAIGEVDHTVHLERRFGFWSCLGMAFIMLNSWTAILGVVLPSGGAVSVVWGCLTSAFGAMMTVLSLAEVCHIYPTTGGQYDWTYMIAPKSLKTPLSYLVAWSACAGWVTLTATASAFCGTFVTTIVALWHPDFEMKNYQTFLIYILFPIAAFCLNTFGVKILPAVERSGFYWGISGIVVVSIVCLATASPNFRPAKEVFTEFTNVTGWPDGMAFLIGLLQSTVGLSGYDAITHMMEEMPTPSRYAPRVMIMAVGLGATTSWFFLVILLFCIKDIDAVIAAPAGPLLEIYYQATNSAAGSTCLVMFNFLAMVYATQGIMTIASRMVFTFSRDHGFGRLSPLLAPVHPKLMVPVWCLVFVCVADCILGFIYLGSSIAFNAIAASSMFFLQLSYIIPIAIVLVRGEEIFANQPRRWSLGGFRRIINACSLIFLTTTSVIFLFPPALPVDGATMNYVCVVIGVVGIMSAVVWLMDGRKHFVGPTELAERLEVGRRSSEDVGVPGS from the exons ATGTCCGAATCCTCGGGCGTctcccccgccgctcctGCGGTGGCATACACCACCGACCCGAAAcacagcgacgacaagtCGTCCGCGCACAAGGTCGCCATCGGCGAGGTAGACCACACGGtgcacctcgagcgccggTTCGGCTTCTGGAGCTGTCTCGGCATGGCGTTCATCATGCTCAACTCGTGGACTG CGAT tctcggcgtcgtcctccccTCCGGCGGCGCAGTCTCCGTCGTGTGGGGCTGCCTGACCTCTGCGTTCGGCGCAATGATGACGGTGCTCTCGCTGGCCGAGGTGTGCCATATTTACCCGACCACGGGCGGGCAGTACGACTGGACTT ACATGATCGCGCCCAAGTCGCTCAAGACGCCGCTGTCGTACCTCGTCGCGTGGTCCGCCTGCGCTGGATGGGTGACGCtgaccgccaccgcctctGCGTTCTGCGGCACGTTCGTGACGAC CATCGTCGCGCTCTGGCACCCCGACTTCGAGATGAAGAACTACCAGACCTTCCTGATCTACATCCTCTTCCCGATCGCCGCCTTCTGCCTCAACACGTTCGGCGTCAAGATCCTgccggccgtcgagcgcTCGGGCTTCTACTGGGGCATCagcggcatcgtcgtcgtcagtaTTGTTTGTCTGGCCACTGCGAGCCCCAACTTCCGGCCGGCGAAGGAGGTGTTCACGGAGTTTACCAACGTCACGGGT TGGCCCGACGGCATGGCCTTCCTCATCGGCCTGCTCCAGTCCACCGTCGGCCTGTCGGGCTACGACGCAATCACGCACATGATGGAGGAGATGCCCACGCCGAGCCGCTATGCCCCCCGGGTGATGATCATGGCTGTCGGCCTGGGCGCGACGACATCGTGGttcttcctcgtcatcctgCTCTTCTGCATCAAGGACATTGACGCGGTGATCGCTGCGCCTGCTGGGCCACTGCTCGAGATTTACTACCAGGCGACGAACTCTGCCGCGGGG TCCACCTGCCTCGTCATGTTCAACTTCCTCGCAATGGTCTACGCGACCCAAGGCATCATGACCATCGCCTCGCGCATGGTCTTCACCTTCAGCCGCGACCACGGCTTTGGCCGCCTctcgccgctcctcgcgccaGTGCACCCCAAGCTCATGGTGCCCGTCTGGTGCCTCGTGTTCGTGTGCGTCGCCGACTGCATCCTCGGGTTCATCTACCTCGGCTCATCGATCGCGTTCAACGCCATTGCCGCGAGCTCCATGTTCTTCCTCCAGCTGTCGTACATCATCCCGA TCGCCATCGTGCTCGTCCGCGGCGAGGAAATCTTCGCCAACCAGCCCCGAAGGTGGTCGCTAGGCGGCTTCCGCCGTATCATCAACGCCTGCTCGCTCATCTTCCTGACCACCACGTCGGTCATCTTTCTCTtcccgcccgcgctgccggtcgacggcgcgacgatgAACTACGTCTGTGTCGTCATCGGCGTAGTGGGCATCATGAGCGCCGTCGTGTGGCTCATGGACGGCCGCAAGCACTTTGTCGGCCCGACTGAGCTtgccgagcggctcgaggtcggccgccgctcgagcgaggacgtcggcgtgcccgggTCGTAA